A single genomic interval of Romboutsia ilealis harbors:
- the rsmA gene encoding 16S rRNA (adenine(1518)-N(6)/adenine(1519)-N(6))-dimethyltransferase RsmA, with the protein MDRLSSHRATKDVVEKHGFKFSKSLGQNFLIDDNVIDRILAGARLSEGDKIIEVGPGIGTLTREMGKVADKVVAIEIDKTLIPILRETLGEFDNIEVVNQDILKVDVEELVKEKLNGGPVKLVANLPYYITTPIVMKFLEEDIPVTDIVVMVQKEVADRMNAVPSTKDYGALSVAVQYYCDTEIVAKAPRHMFIPQPNVDSTVIGLHVREERKYPVDNEDIFFKTVKAAFGQRRKTLLNALGGLGFLSKDEIKEVLKMANIDEKRRGETLSIEEFATLANAVNTKVPSK; encoded by the coding sequence ATGGATAGACTTTCATCACATAGAGCTACAAAAGACGTTGTAGAGAAGCATGGCTTTAAATTTTCTAAATCATTAGGACAAAACTTTTTAATAGATGATAATGTAATAGACAGAATATTAGCAGGAGCTAGGCTTTCTGAGGGAGATAAAATAATAGAAGTAGGTCCTGGAATAGGAACACTTACTAGAGAAATGGGAAAGGTAGCAGACAAGGTTGTAGCTATAGAAATAGATAAAACTTTAATACCTATTCTACGTGAAACATTAGGAGAATTTGATAATATTGAAGTAGTAAACCAAGATATATTAAAGGTTGATGTAGAAGAATTAGTAAAAGAAAAATTAAATGGAGGTCCTGTTAAATTAGTTGCAAACCTTCCATACTATATAACAACTCCAATAGTTATGAAGTTCTTAGAAGAAGATATACCAGTTACTGATATAGTAGTAATGGTACAAAAAGAAGTTGCAGATAGAATGAATGCAGTACCATCAACAAAGGATTATGGTGCTTTATCAGTAGCTGTACAATACTATTGTGATACAGAAATAGTTGCAAAAGCTCCAAGACATATGTTTATACCACAACCAAATGTAGATTCAACAGTTATAGGACTTCATGTAAGAGAAGAAAGAAAATATCCTGTGGATAATGAAGATATATTCTTTAAAACTGTAAAAGCAGCCTTTGGGCAAAGGAGAAAGACATTACTTAATGCATTAGGTGGCTTAGGATTCTTAAGCAAAGATGAGATAAAAGAAGTATTAAAAATGGCTAATATAGATGAAAAAAGAAGAGGAGAAACTCTTTCAATAGAAGAATTTGCAACCCTTGCAAATGCAGTAAATACAAAAGTACCTTCAAAATAA